The Cloacibacterium caeni region TCTAGAAGTATTAGAACCACCAGCATAAGATTCCCCTAAATCATCATTAATGAATTGAAGGTTTTTAATTTTGATCCATCTACCTACATCTGCATCAGTAAGACCCGCGATTGTTTTTTCTGTAGCTACAACTTCTGTGAAGTCTGTAGTTGGGAAGAAATATTTATATACATTACTAGGCGCAACCCTACCAACTAAAGTCTGATTACTAGAATTTGTAAATAACTCCCCTAATTGTACTTCGCCATTAACTGGTCCTACATAAAGATTCTTAAGGTTTATTAATAAATGTTTACCTACAAAAAATCTAGGGTCAGCATAAAGAGAAGTCATATCTATGTTTACTCTAATACCACCTGTCTTGTCTTCTACATAAATGTATTTAAATAAGTTACCCGTTTTATCATTTGCAGTTACTTGGGCTTTTAGGTATACATTGTCGGTAACTTGAGTATAATTACCAGAAGTATATAATAATTTTAATTCTGAAACAGAAATTAATTTTTTCCCTTCAGTATTATAAGAACAAGAAGGAGTAGTACCGTCTAATCTTGCCCCTTTCATGTTAAGATCTGAAACTCTATTAATAAAAAATTGATAATCAGAATTAAATTTACTTAAAATACCTATAAAAGTACCATTTCCAGAAGGTAATTGGTCTGCAGCAAAAGAAGCATAACCACTGTTTCTTACTACTCTAGAATTTATTGGAGTAGTCATTGTCGGGTCTACAATTTGTCTATTTACGGTAGTTCCATTTGGTGCATAAATATTACAAAGTAAATTGATTGGAAATTCTGCATTATTTATTTGTACTAAAGCACCAATTAGAGGATCAACAGTAGAAGTATTCGTTAAACTTGCTAAAGTTATTACTTTAGGAACTATCTTCACTTTAGAAGCACAAGATCTTACCAAATGATTTGCTACTAATTTTTCTGGAATTCTACCAAAAGTAGGAGTATTGGTAATGGGATCAATATTATTATAGCCAACTTGTAAAACGTTACCATATCTACCAAAAGCTAAGCCTTTTAGTTTGATGTATACTTTAGAACCTTGTGGGAAAGAAGTATAAGTACTTACAGCATCTACACTTACTACTAAACCTTGAGTAGGGTTTTCTGGCGCGTCTTGTAAATAAATCGTTTTATAAACATTCCCAGACTCATCAGAAGAAGAGACATACCCTTCTATAATGATATCATCCGTAATAGTTGCTGTGTTATTTGCAAAAGCTGTTTTTACTTCTGCAATCGTTTTAGTAGGTGTTAAATCTTGACACTTTCCTTGTAAATCTGGTGTCGAATAAACATCATCTTGTACACAACTGGTTAAAAAAACCGTAAGTGACAAAATGAAAATTCTTATAATTGAAAAATATTTTTTCATGTTTTAATATTAATGAAATTAAAATCTTAAATAAACATTAGCAAAGAAAGTAGTTCCTCTGTCATACCATAATTTCGGACCAAATAATGAAACTGGTGAAATTACATTATCTACATATGATCCTGTGAAGTTAGATTTTCTACCTTGTTCAAAACCACCTGTTACATAATCTCTATTGTTTAGGATATTGTTTACACTTAAACTTAATCCCATTCTATATTTGCCTAATAAGAATGATTTACCAACATTTGCGTTTAGCATGAATTGGTCATCAAATTTCTTTTGTTTGTTTAATGCGTCTACATCACTCTGAGTTACCACTTGTCCTGTAACTGGATGAATGTAATTATCACCAGTATTAGGATCTGTGTAGAAGTTTGGAGTTCTGTTTAATGCAGAGAAATCTAAATATTGGTCCATTAAATAGTTTGCAGACATACCAAACCACCAATATTTAGGTGAGTTATATCTGAAGCTTAATGAAGCCGCTTTTTGTGGAGTTCCTGCAACTTTATAACCTTTAAGTTTTGCTGTTCCAATTTCGTCATAACCATTAGGATATAAATCTGAATCAATTGAAACATACGCAGTAGGATTATTGCTAATAGTATAATCACCGTAGCTTACTACTAAAACTGATGTTAAAGTAGGGGTAATTTTTACATCTGCAGCAAATTCTGCTCCCATATATTTTTTATCAATTCCTGATAAAATCTCAGCCACGAAAGCATCTTGTGCAGTTGCATCTGTACCTAACTGAATACCTTCTGCAAAATATCTAGAAATTTCTGTAGAATTTTTGATTGAGGTATAGTAACCCGTTAATCTTAATTTAAGAACTTGACCTCTTGTAATGTAACTGAAATCAGAAGAAGTGATTTCTTGGTTTTGCAAGTTTGGAGTTACAAAATCGTTTACTCTTGGATTAATGAAAATCTCGTTCAATGTAGGTGCTAATGTGAAATAAGCTCCGTTTGCCACTAAGAAATTTCTACCATTAATTTTATAAGTAAGTTTACCTTTTACCCCATAGTCTTGAGAATCGTAAACATCACTTTTTCCTTTAGAATTATTTAGATAAAAATGATTTCTAAAATACCCTTCTCTAAATGACTCTGAATATGAAGAGAAACCAGATAATACCACATTCCATCTTTTTAAATCTAATTCTGTAGAAATATTTAATGCTGCTACATCTCTATTAAGAAGATAAGAATATTGTGTTCTATCGCCTTCGTAGACCCTAGTGCTAGCTCCATCTACATTAAACGGCTTGTCACCACCGAATGCATCTAGATTATTAGCATAAGCTGCACCTAACAAATCTTTAATTCTTCTAAAGTTATCTGATCTTAGATTTTGGTAGTTAAAGTTAACATTTAATTTCCAATTGTCTTTTAATCTGGTGTCAAAGTGAGAAACAAAATTAATGGTTTTATCTCTATTTACATCTTCTACCATGGTGTAAACAGCTCCTCTTTCAAGGTTGTTTCTGTTTGCTTCATATAAAAAGTCCCAGTCAATTTGTTGTCCTGCTTTATTTTGTCTCCAATCATAGATTCCTCTAGCATAAAGTGGTAAATATGCATTAAATTCTGCTGCTGTAATATTATACCCTCCATCACTAGTATCATAAGTAGTTGGAGCAAAAATGTAGCTTGGCAGTTTTCTATAATAAGTTGGATTTGGATCCGCACCGTGGAACCAATCTAATCTACTTCTAGCATCTTCGCCTTGTTGATAAGAGAAAGTAGAATTTAAATTAGATGATTTTCCGATTTTCCAATAGTGCGCCATTTGGAAAACTGGTTCGAAAACGTTTCTAATTCTAGAATTTCTTTTCTCTCCATCTTGCCATCCCCAATAAGAGTTGTAGTTTTTACCAGCTAAATCATATACTTCTTGTGTATTTGGACTGTTAGAACCTCTGTAAGTTGGTGAACCAAATGCTGTAAAGTTAAGAGTATGTCTTTCTCCTAATCTTTTTTCTACTGATAAGAAATAAGCGTATGCATCTTGATAAGTTCCTTCTATCACTCCTTCTTCTGCCCATCTTCTACTTGCAGAGAAAGAATAAGCCCATCCTTTTTTATTAAGTCCACTGTTATAAGTAGCCATCGCTCTGTGGAAATAACTTCTATTAGTAAAAGAATATGCTAATGAAGTTCCTTTTCTATAAGAAGAAGCTCTAGTATTGTAATATGTTACACCACCTAAGTTACCAAACGTGAATTCTGAAGGAGTAAGATTTTCTACATTTTCTTGAGGATACCTTGTCATATCATTAAGACCACCCCAGTTACTAAAATCTACTTTACCATCATCATTTTTAGACATAGAAACACCGTTGAATAAAATATCTTCAAAACGGTTATCTACACCTCTTGGTCTAAACCAATATGCTCCAAGTTCAAATGCTGCTACATTAGCAAAAGCATCTCTACCTGAGCTTAACAAACCTACTGTAGGTTGAGTGCTACCATTGTCTGAATCTTGAGTATCAGAATCATCAATGGTAATAACTCCTAAATCTGCCATATCTAGCGAAGGAGCAAGAGAAATAGAACCTAAATCTTTTTTCTTCTCATTTGCATAAACATCAAATTCAATAATTTTGTGTTCAAAGCCCGGCTTCGAAATTGTAATGGAATAATGTCCCGGTTTCATATCCACCAATTGGAAGTAGCCAATTTTATCAGCCGTAACATCATTGTCTGAATCTCTCAAATCAACTTCAGCATTCTCTACTGGTTTGCCTTGTGCATCTTTTAGATAGGCATAAACTGTAGTTTGCGCTTGTAGTGCTGAGAAAGAAAGTATCCCAAATATTGAGATAATTGATAATTTCTTAATCATAACTTATTTTATTTTTTTCCTTCTTTACAATAGTGAACTATTGAACCTACAAATTTATGTGAAATTTCCTTTACTTTAACTTTTTTTAATCTTTTTTTCACAAAAATCAAACCTAATAATTGTCATATTTTTTTTAATAATGTTTAATATCATGCTAATCTGGCATTTTTTTGGATATATATTTGCAAATAATTATATGCGTTATTCGAACTAAATGATTTAAATTTGTAACCCACTTTTTAATTTTATAAAATGAGAAAATATTTTAGCCTTATTGCAATAGCGATTTTCTTTATAGGATTTGCTCAAAAACCACAAGTTCAGGTTAAAAGAGCTACTATTGCTTTCCTAAATGTAGAAAACCTTTGGGACACCATTCCATCTGCTGATTACATTGATGGAACCTTACCAATTAATAATCCTGCTTTCCATAGAAGCGTACCTATTGATTCTCTTAAATTTTTACCTGTAACAGAAGAATATAAAGGACAATGGAGTGACGAATTACTTATCGGAAAAAAAGTAATCAGATACCAGAACTTAGCAGATGATTTTACTCCAAAAAGTGCTAAAAACTATAATTCTAAAGTTTACCAAACTAAACTTACCAACGAAGCAAAAGTAATATCAGAACTAGGATATCAATACACCAAAACTTTACCAGCAATCGTAGGTTTAATCGAGGTAGAAAACAGACAGGTTATTCAAGATTTAATCAAACAACCTGAGCTTAATAAAGTAGAATGGGGAATTGTACATTACAATTCTTATGACGCGAGAGGAATAGACGTAGCTGTAATTTACCAAAAGAAAAGATTTACCGTAACAGATTCTTATAAAAAAGAAGTGGTAAATTATAATGACGAAGGCAGAAGAAGTTACACCAGAGATGTTCTGGTAGTAAAAGGTTTATTAGACGGAGAAAAAGTAGCCGTTTTCATGAACCACTGGCCAAGTAGAAGTGGCGGCGAAGCTGCATCTGCACCGAGAAGAAATGCTGCTGCTGCAGTTTTAAAAGCAGAAATGGATAAAATTAGAGCCGAAGAACCAGACAGACTTCTTTTTGCAATGGGCGACTTTAATGACGACCCTGTAAACGTGAGCTTAACTAAACATTTAGGAGCTGTAGGTGATAAAAAAGAATTATCAGAAGAAAGACCTTACTATAATTTAATGTATAAAATGTTCAAAAGCGGTGTAGCATCATTAGGTTACAGAGACGCTCCGAACTTATTTGACCAAATTATTGTATCTAAAAATGCTTTATCTGATACACTTCAAAAAAATTACAGTGTTTACAAAGCTGAAGTATACGCTCCTTCTTATTTGATTACTCCAGATGGACAATACAAAGGTTATCCTTACCGTTCTTGGGCTGGAGATACTTTCACAGGAGGATATAGTGACCACTTCCCTTCTTTAGTAGTTTTACAAAAAGAATTTACACCAGCTCAATAAGCTGTAAATAAATTAAATATTAGACCGCTTCAATTCTTTTGGAGCGGTTTTTGTTTTTTATGATTAACTTTACTTTAAAATAAAACCACCTCATCATGAAAAAATTATTTCTAATTATTGCTACAATATGCTTAATTATCAGCTGTAGTAGCCCACAAAATATTGCTAAAGATGCCAATAACCAAACCGCAATGAAGCCAGAGAAAAATGATGATGGAGAATGGGATTTAGACGTAATTGATACTCAATATGATTATTTCTTAAACGCCATTGCAAAACCAATGAGCTTTTACTCCGAAGAATATTTGAAATCTAGAAACACTTTCCTTGTAAACGAATGGAACAGTTATTACTATTCTGGAAGATATAGAAACATCATAGAATCTTCTATTGACTATGCCCCAAATGAAAAATACGGCTTAAAATTCGAGTATAAACTTTACCAGGTTTTTGCGTATGTACAATGGAAATACGGTCTAAAGCTACAAGGTTTAAGCATGACAGAAGTAAGATAATTTCTAAAATGTAGAAAACAAAAAAAGGTTCAGAATTACTCTGAACCTTTTTATTGAAATTAAAAGTGATTATAATTTATTATAATTTTCTTCTACTTTATCCCAGTTGATTACTTCAAAAAATGCTGAAACATAATCTGGTCTTCTGTTTTGGTAATGCAAGTAATAAGCATGTTCCCAAACGTCTAAACCTAGAATTGCAGGATTTCCGCAACCCACTCCTGGCATTAAAGTATTATCTTGATTAGCCGAAGAACAAACTTCTAAGCTACCATCTTCTTTTTTACATAACCAAGCCCAACCAGAACCGAATCTCGTTTTAGCAGCCGTAGAAAAATCTTCTTTGAATTTTTCAAAACCACCATAAGCTTCGATAGCTGTTTTTACATTTCCTACAGGCTCTTTGCTTCCTCCTGGAGTAAGAATTTCCCAGAAAAGCGTGTGATTAAAATGACCTCCACCATTATTTCTAATAGCAGGAACATCAGAAGCTGTTTTACAAATTTCTTCTATTGATTTTCCTTCGTGCTCTGTACCTTTTATAGCATTGTTTAGGTTATCTACGTAAGCTTGATGATGTTTTGTATGGTGAATTTCCATAGTTCTTGCATCAATTACTGGTTCAAGAGCATCATAAGCGTAATTTAATTTTGGTAATTCGAATGACATAATGTTTATGTTTTTAAATTTCTCCAAAGATAAAAATTCTCATCATACTTTCATTTATAATTTTTTTTAAAAATTTTATACTTAACATAGATGAAACCAAATATTACCTTCCTCACAAAAAAAGAACACGCAAAATGCGTGTTCTTACTTTTTAACTAAATCTTATATTGAAAGTCTTTTATCTATTCATAGACATTAAGAACTCTTCGTTATTTCTAGTGGTTTGCATTTGTTTTTGTACAAATTCCATTGCTTCTAGAGGATTCATATCTGCTAAATATTTTCTAAGAATCCACATTCTTTGTTGCGTAACGTCATCATGCAATAAGTCGTCTCTTCTGGTAGAAGAAGCCACTAAATCTACTGCTGGGAAAATACGCTTGTTAGAAATTTTTCTATCCAATTGAAGTTCCATGTTACCCGTTCCTTTAAATTCTTCGAAAATTACTTCGTCCATTTTAGAACCTGTATCAATAAGTGCAGTTGCAATAATGGTAAGTGAACCGCCGTTTTCTATTTTTCTAGCAGCCCCGAAAAATCTCTTTGGTTTGTGCATAGCATTTGCATCTACACCACCAGAAAGCACTTTCCCTGAAGCTGGTGTTACGGTGTTGTAAGCTCTTGCCAATCTGGTGATAGAATCTAATAAAATCACCACATCATGACCACATTCTACCATTCTTTGTGCTTTTGCCAAAACCAAATTCGCTACTTTCACGTGTTTTTCTGCAGATTCATCAAATGTAGAAGCTATTACTTCTGCATTTACACTGCGTTCCATATCTGTAACTTCTTCTGGTCTTTCGTCAATCAAAAGAATCATCATATATGCTTCTGGATGGTTCGCCGAAATAGAATTCGCAATTTCTTTCAATAGCATGGTTTTACCCGTTTTTGGTTGGGCAACAATCATGGCACGTTGTCCTTTACCAATCGGAGCAAAAAGGTCTACAATTCTGGTAGAGATCGTAGCATTTTTACCTGCTAAATTAAATTTTTCTTGCGGGAAAAGTGGCGTTAGGTATTCAAATGCTACTCTATCTTTTATAAAGTCTAAATCTCTACCATTTACTTCTAAAGCTCTCTGTAGAGAAAAATATTTTTCGCCTTCTTTAGGTAATCTTACAATTCCTTTTACAGAGTCACCCGTTTTAAGTCCATAATTTCTGATTTGTTGTGTAGAAACAAATACATCATCTGGTGATGAAATGTAAGAAAAGTCTGCTGAACGAAGGAAACCGTAGTTGTCTGGTAAAATTTCTAAAACACCTTCTACTGTTACAATATTGTCAAAGTTAAAATCTTTTTTAGGTGGATTTTCTTCGGCGTTTTCTTGGTTTCCGTGAGATTGATTTTGATTTTGGTTATTTTGAGCACCATTGCCGTTTTGATTACGGTTTTTATTTTTTTGTTGATTTTGCTGATTCTGTAGGTGCTGTTTTTGCTTTTGCTGATTCTGTTGCTTCTGCTGATTTTGATGAGAAGCAGCCTGTGGAATTTCTGGCTCTGTATCTTCGGCTTTTGCAACTACTGTAGTTTCTGTAGTTTCTGCAGCAGCTTCTGTTTCTGTAGCTTTTTCTTCTGTTTTAGGAGCAATTCTTTTTCTTTGCTTTTTAGAAGAAGTATTTGCTTCCGCAGGTTTTTCTGCTGCTTCTACTTTCGGTTCTGTTACTTCTTCAGGTTTCGCTTCAGGAGTAGTTTCTTCGAAGAGTTCTGCAGGTTTTTCTACGGTTTTAGTCGCTACTTTCTTTTTTGCAGGAGCTTTCGCTTTAGGTTTTGGAGATTCTTGTTTTTCTTCCATAGTATTTTCGGTAGCGTTAAAATATTCCTTTGTTACTTTCGGATTAGAAGCTTGGAAATCTAAAATAGCAAAGACGATGGTTTCTTCAGTACTATTTCTAGGAATTTTAACGCCTAAATCTTTTGAGATTTTGGTCAGTTCCGATAAGGACTTAGACCTTAACGTTTCAATATTAAACATAAAATATGTGAAAAAGTTGTAATAATATAAGTAATTGTAAGTAAGAAAGTTGAATCAGGCGATTCTTCTTTTTTGCTGAACTTGTTACTTGCAAATCTACACTTTTTTTGACAAATACAAAAAAATAAATTATTTTTGCACTGAAATGATACAGAGAATACAAACTATATTTTTACTGATTGTAGTATTGGCGCAAGTTGCACTGCATTTTACAGGGTTAGATGTAGCGCTTTTTGGCAGTGTTTATGTCATTGCTACCCTAAGTTTAGTATCATTTTTATTGACTTTACTATCTATTTTCAGTTACAAAAAGAGAATGAGACAGATTCTGTTGAATAATATCAACATTTTCATAAACGCTTTGTTGACTGGTTTATTGATGTATTGGCTACTAAATTTATCTGGAGGAATAGATTTTCCTGAGAAAGGTATTGAGTTAGCATTCCCTCTGATTTCTTTGTTTGGTTTGTTTATGGCAAACATCTATATCAAGAAAGATGAGAAACTCGTAAAATCTGTAGACAGAATTCGATAAATCTTACCAACGATTTATTTTGAGTGAAAACAGTTTCGGAAACGAAGCTGTTTTTTTTATTTAAATCTTCAAATTCTTTCATTTTCAAATTTTCAAATTAAAAAAGTGTAATTTTGCACTTTATTTTAAATATAAATGAGTCCACTAAAAAGAATACTTGCTTTTGCAAAACCTCATCAGAAATATCTTTTTTTAAGTATATTTTTCAATCTTTTATATTCCGTTTTTCAGATTTTTTCCGTTTTGGTCATGCTTCCTGTGCTACAAATGATTTTCAATGTAGACCAAGAAAAAATCACCAAACCTATTTACAGCGGAAAGTTTTCAGAATATTTTTCTTATATCAAAACTTCTGCTTTTTACAACATCCAAGAAAGCATCACAGAATATGGCGCCATAAAAGTTTTGGCAGCGCTATGTATTATCACCGCAACTTCATTCTTGTTTAGAAATATTTCTAGATATTTTGGTTCGTTCATGCTGGTGAACTACAGAGTAGGCATTACCAAAGATTTAAGAAGCAAAGTCTATCAAAAATTTCTAAAATTACCAGTTTCTTTCTTCACAGAACAGAGAAAAGGAGACATGATGAGTAGAATTTCAAACGACATCGGGAGTATAGAAAATTCTATTATGGGAAGTTTGGTAGACGTAATTAATGCGCCTTTTATGATTACGGCTTCTCTTATCACGCTATTTGCGCTTTCGCCAAGCCTAACCTTGTTCTCTCTATTGGTTTTCCCTGTAATGGGCGGAATCATTTCTTGGGTAGGAAAAAGCCTGAAAAGAAAGTCTAAAAAAGCACAAGAAGAACTCGGGAATCTTTTTTCTATCGTAGATGAAACCTTGAAATCATCAAAAATCATTAAAATTTTCAATGCTGATATCATTCTAAACGCTCGTTTTGAAAAAACCACACAAAACTGGAAAAATCATGCAATTGCCATGAGCCGAAGAAGAGAATTGGCTTCTCCAAGTTCAGAATTTCTAGGTTCGGTAACCATTTTGTTAATCACTTGGTTTGCAGGAATCCAAATTCTAGAAAAACAAACCATGGATGCGGTAACTTTCATAGGATTCATCGCTATCTTTTTCCAAATTTTAGAACCCGCCAAAAGATTATCTGCTGCTATTTCTAATATGCAAGGTGGAATTCCTGCAGTGCAAAGAGTTCTGGAAGTCTTAGATTACGACTTAAAAGTAGAAGAAATTGCCCATCCTATTTCTATCAAAAACCTCAATCATGAAATTGAATTCAAAAATATTTCATTCTATTACGACAAAGACAATCAAATTCTTAAAAATTTCAATTTAACTATTCCGAGAGGAAAAACAGTGGCTTTGGTAGGACAATCAGGAAGCGGAAAAACCACGATTGCGAATCTTTTAGCCAGATTTTATGATGTAACAGATGGTGAAATTTTAATCGACGGCACCAATATTAAAGACTTAAATTTAACCGAATACCGCAAACTTCTGGGAATGGTTACTCAAGAATCGGTATTGTTTAATGACAGTGTTTACAACAACATTTGGATGGGAAAAACTGAAGCATCGGAAGAAGAAGTGATTCAAGCTGCAAAAATTGCAAATGCTCATCAATTCATAGAAAATTTGCCAGAAAAATACCAAACCAATATTGGTGATGACGGAAACAAGCTTTCTGGCGGACAAAAGCAAAGGATTTCTATTGCAAGAGCGGTGCTTAAAAATCCGCCAATTATGATTCTAGACGAGGCTACTTCTGCACTAGATACAGAATCTGAACGCTTGGTTCAAGATGCTTTAGATCACATGATGGAAAACAGAACTTCTATCGTAATTGCACATAGACTTTCGACGATTCAAAAAGCAGATCACATCGTAGTAATGGAACGCGGAAACATCGTAGAACAAGGCACTCATGACGAATTAATTGCCAATAATAATGTTTATAAAAAGCTAGTAGAATTACAGAATTTTGGGTAGGGTTTTTACCACGCAAAGACGTAATGAATTTCGCGGAGAGCGCACATTTTTTTTAAAAATTCTGATATTCAATATGAAAAAAGGTAAAGATGTTAGAATCTTTACCTTTTTTCTTTTAAAAATATTGGCGTGTTTTGCGTTTCAAAACTTAGCGCTCTTTGCGTGAAATTTACTCTTTCATCTTCGCAATTACATCTACTCCGCCTTTGGTTTTATCCCCAATTTTGCAAGTAATCTCTGTATCTAACGGTAAGAAAACATCCATTCTAGAACCGAATTTAATGAATCCAAATTCGTGACCAGCCTTAGAAGTATCACCTTCATTACAATAGAAAACAATTCTACGTGCTACATAACCAGCAATCTGGCGAAAAACCACTTTATGATTGGTTAAACTTTCTACAGCTACAGTAGTTCTTTCGTTTTCGGTAGAAGATTTTTCGTGCCAAGCTACTAGATATTTCCCTGGATGATATTTCTTATAAATCACTTTTCCAGAAACTGGATATCTACAAATGTGAACATTCAGTGGAGACATAAAAATAGAAACCTGAATGGCTTTTTCCTTTAAAAACTCATCTTCGAAAACTTCTTTTATCATCACCACTTTTCCGTCTACTGGAGCAATTACGTTTTCTTTATGGTCTACAATATCTCTATTGGGAACTCTGAAGAACCAAAAAACCAATCCATATAAAATTAATAATGGAATAAGGATGATTAATGACCAAATTTCTAGAAAATATACTGCTAAAAAACCTAATACAGCTACTGCAATGGTAGCAACTAAAATGGTTCCTTTACTTTCTTTATGTAGTTTCATTTTTATGAGTTAATAAGTTATGTTTTTAGAATATGTTTTCTAGAATAAAGTACAAATATACAACAGGCGCTGCGATTATAAAACTGTCTAATCTATCAAGCACGCCTCCATGTCCTGGAATGATATTCCCGCTGTCTTTTACGCCGAATGTTCTTTTCAGTTGGCTTTCTACCAAATCACCAAGTGGAGCAAAAATAGAGACCAATAATCCTACTACAATCCAATTTCCACGTAAATCTGGGAATTTTTGCTCGATGAAATATCCTAAAATTAGGGTAAAGAAAACGCCTCCTGCAAAACCTTCCCAAGTTTTTTTGGGTGAAATTTTCGGGGCCATTTTATGTTTCCCGAACATTCTTCCGGTAAAATAAGCAAATGAATCGCTGCTCCAAATGAGGACAAAAAGAAGAAAAACTTCCCAAGTGAAAGCATTATCGTTTAAGAAATATTTTGGCAAACCTAAGGCGAAACCAAATGGTAAAACCGTATAAATAACGATGAAAATAAGCTTGCCTTCGTCTTGATATAATTCTTGAGGAAATTTAAATAAGGTAATCGCAGCAATTAGGATTAATGAAAGTGCTAAAATTTCAGATAAATCAAAGGTATAATAAAATCCAAAACCGAAGAATCTTGTCGTAAATTTATAATAAACCAATGCGACTAAAGGTAAAACCAACCATTGATATAAGTTTCCTTGGAATTTCATAATTCTCACGCCTTCATAAGCTCCTACAACTAAGAAAAATGTGATTAATCCATAAAAAAGTTGATGAGGTTTTACTAAATCTGGTGAAATTTTATTGATGAGTATTGCTCCGTATTCTGTAGTGCACAGAAAAGTAAGTAATCCGTAGATTAGACCAGAGCCAACTCGCTGAATGAGATTTTTATCCAATTTGTAAAATTTAAAAATAGAAAGAATTAGTCTTCGAGTAAAATTAAGAAAAGTTTAGTTTGATCTTGAGTAGGAGCATCTAACTTAGATTGGCTTCCACTGATGGAAGTAAGATTTCTTACGTTCCCTCTTCTCTTAATTTTCATCATGGCTTCATTTAAGTCTCTTACAATCTGTGAAACGGTTGCCATAATGATGATTTTACCAGGCAATCTAGAAGAATGATAATGCAAAATATTATTGTAAGAAAGCATAACTCTTCCGTCATAAGAGATTAAAAACTCGCAAGTAATAAATGCTGCATCATTATTAATATCTAGATTTTTGGTGAAATTGGTTTTGGTAACGTTTAAAAAATTCTGTAAGTCATC contains the following coding sequences:
- a CDS encoding DUF5689 domain-containing protein produces the protein MKKYFSIIRIFILSLTVFLTSCVQDDVYSTPDLQGKCQDLTPTKTIAEVKTAFANNTATITDDIIIEGYVSSSDESGNVYKTIYLQDAPENPTQGLVVSVDAVSTYTSFPQGSKVYIKLKGLAFGRYGNVLQVGYNNIDPITNTPTFGRIPEKLVANHLVRSCASKVKIVPKVITLASLTNTSTVDPLIGALVQINNAEFPINLLCNIYAPNGTTVNRQIVDPTMTTPINSRVVRNSGYASFAADQLPSGNGTFIGILSKFNSDYQFFINRVSDLNMKGARLDGTTPSCSYNTEGKKLISVSELKLLYTSGNYTQVTDNVYLKAQVTANDKTGNLFKYIYVEDKTGGIRVNIDMTSLYADPRFFVGKHLLINLKNLYVGPVNGEVQLGELFTNSSNQTLVGRVAPSNVYKYFFPTTDFTEVVATEKTIAGLTDADVGRWIKIKNLQFINDDLGESYAGGSNTSRTLEDCSGAKISLTTSSFANFASRQIDSGKGDLYGVLTKANGKYEVWITNPLGADFDGNRCDGSPVPVFENIFNEDFSGALTNNWTAVSVLGAAVWNIQQFGNPKPCVVMSGNGNEDWLISKPITLAGYKNYYLSFETDGRASVQSDQLEVYVTDNYTGSLDPKNWTKLNPTLDSDMSKFAPFVNSGKLDISNFAGKNVVVAFKYTSTDTASATWELDNVKVRGRK
- a CDS encoding carboxypeptidase-like regulatory domain-containing protein, yielding MIKKLSIISIFGILSFSALQAQTTVYAYLKDAQGKPVENAEVDLRDSDNDVTADKIGYFQLVDMKPGHYSITISKPGFEHKIIEFDVYANEKKKDLGSISLAPSLDMADLGVITIDDSDTQDSDNGSTQPTVGLLSSGRDAFANVAAFELGAYWFRPRGVDNRFEDILFNGVSMSKNDDGKVDFSNWGGLNDMTRYPQENVENLTPSEFTFGNLGGVTYYNTRASSYRKGTSLAYSFTNRSYFHRAMATYNSGLNKKGWAYSFSASRRWAEEGVIEGTYQDAYAYFLSVEKRLGERHTLNFTAFGSPTYRGSNSPNTQEVYDLAGKNYNSYWGWQDGEKRNSRIRNVFEPVFQMAHYWKIGKSSNLNSTFSYQQGEDARSRLDWFHGADPNPTYYRKLPSYIFAPTTYDTSDGGYNITAAEFNAYLPLYARGIYDWRQNKAGQQIDWDFLYEANRNNLERGAVYTMVEDVNRDKTINFVSHFDTRLKDNWKLNVNFNYQNLRSDNFRRIKDLLGAAYANNLDAFGGDKPFNVDGASTRVYEGDRTQYSYLLNRDVAALNISTELDLKRWNVVLSGFSSYSESFREGYFRNHFYLNNSKGKSDVYDSQDYGVKGKLTYKINGRNFLVANGAYFTLAPTLNEIFINPRVNDFVTPNLQNQEITSSDFSYITRGQVLKLRLTGYYTSIKNSTEISRYFAEGIQLGTDATAQDAFVAEILSGIDKKYMGAEFAADVKITPTLTSVLVVSYGDYTISNNPTAYVSIDSDLYPNGYDEIGTAKLKGYKVAGTPQKAASLSFRYNSPKYWWFGMSANYLMDQYLDFSALNRTPNFYTDPNTGDNYIHPVTGQVVTQSDVDALNKQKKFDDQFMLNANVGKSFLLGKYRMGLSLSVNNILNNRDYVTGGFEQGRKSNFTGSYVDNVISPVSLFGPKLWYDRGTTFFANVYLRF
- a CDS encoding endonuclease; protein product: MRKYFSLIAIAIFFIGFAQKPQVQVKRATIAFLNVENLWDTIPSADYIDGTLPINNPAFHRSVPIDSLKFLPVTEEYKGQWSDELLIGKKVIRYQNLADDFTPKSAKNYNSKVYQTKLTNEAKVISELGYQYTKTLPAIVGLIEVENRQVIQDLIKQPELNKVEWGIVHYNSYDARGIDVAVIYQKKRFTVTDSYKKEVVNYNDEGRRSYTRDVLVVKGLLDGEKVAVFMNHWPSRSGGEAASAPRRNAAAAVLKAEMDKIRAEEPDRLLFAMGDFNDDPVNVSLTKHLGAVGDKKELSEERPYYNLMYKMFKSGVASLGYRDAPNLFDQIIVSKNALSDTLQKNYSVYKAEVYAPSYLITPDGQYKGYPYRSWAGDTFTGGYSDHFPSLVVLQKEFTPAQ
- a CDS encoding DUF6146 family protein is translated as MKKLFLIIATICLIISCSSPQNIAKDANNQTAMKPEKNDDGEWDLDVIDTQYDYFLNAIAKPMSFYSEEYLKSRNTFLVNEWNSYYYSGRYRNIIESSIDYAPNEKYGLKFEYKLYQVFAYVQWKYGLKLQGLSMTEVR
- a CDS encoding superoxide dismutase; this translates as MSFELPKLNYAYDALEPVIDARTMEIHHTKHHQAYVDNLNNAIKGTEHEGKSIEEICKTASDVPAIRNNGGGHFNHTLFWEILTPGGSKEPVGNVKTAIEAYGGFEKFKEDFSTAAKTRFGSGWAWLCKKEDGSLEVCSSANQDNTLMPGVGCGNPAILGLDVWEHAYYLHYQNRRPDYVSAFFEVINWDKVEENYNKL